The following proteins are encoded in a genomic region of Ictalurus furcatus strain D&B chromosome 6, Billie_1.0, whole genome shotgun sequence:
- the LOC128608609 gene encoding rho-related GTP-binding protein RhoE → MKDSNSSLMSGMDASQSVKCKIVVIGDSQCGKTALLHVFAKDCFPENYVPTVFENYTASFEIDSQRIELSLWDTSGSPYYDNVRPLSYPDSDAVLICFDISRPETLDSVLKKWKGEIQEFCPNTKMLLVGCKSDLRTDLSTLVELSNHRQTPVSYDQGSNMAKQISAPYIECSALQSENSVRDIFHVATLACVNKSNKNVKRQKSSRATKRTSHMPSRPYLESVSPDMRKDKAKSCAVM, encoded by the exons ATGAAGGACAGTAACTCGAGCCTGATGTCTGGAATGGACGCCAGCCAGAGTGTGAAGTGTAAGATAGTAGTGATTGGGGACAGTCAGTGCGGCAAAACCGCACTGCTCCATGTCTTCGCCAAAGACTGCTTTCCAGAG AACTACGTGCCAACAGTATTTGAGAACTATACAGCCAGCTTTGAGATCGATTCCCAAAGGATTGAGCTCAGTTTGTGGGACACATCAG GCTCACCATACTACGACAATGTGCGTCCACTGTCCTACCCTGACTCGGATGCGGTCCTCATCTGTTTTGACATCAGCCGACCAGAAACCCTGGACAGCGTACTAAAGAAG TGGAAAGGAGAGATACAAGAATTTTGCCCCAATACGAAGATGTTGTTAGTGGGATGCAAGTCAGACTTGCGTACAGATCTCAGCACCTTGGTGGAACTTTCAAATCACAGACAAACACCTGTATCATATGATCAG GGATCAAACATGGCCAAACAAATCTCAGCTCCCTACATCGAGTGTTCCGCTTTGCAGTCAGAGAACAGTGTGAGGGACATTTTCCACGTTGCCACTTTAGCCTGTGTCAACAAGAGCAACAAGAACGTGAAACGCCAGAAGTCCTCCAGAGCCACCAAGAGGACCTCACACATGCCCAGTAGACCCTATCTGGAGTCGGTAAGCCCGGACATGCGTAAAGATAAAGCCAAGAGCTGCGCAGttatgtga